A single window of Usitatibacter rugosus DNA harbors:
- a CDS encoding prolyl oligopeptidase family serine peptidase, with product MMRPLIAALLALSASLPAISADPVDPYLWLEEVTGEKPIAWAKERNAETTSALEARPEFKALHDRLLAVYNARERIPGVKKLGPYYYNLWQDAANPRGVWRRTTLEEYRKPEPAWETVLDLGKLSADENEKWVLKATDCLAPQYERCLLSLSRAGADAVVIREFDLVSKSFVKGGFEMSESKGGVAWRGPNDIYVSRDFGPGSLTQSGYPRILKEWHRGTPLASAKVIFEGKETDVGVFPKVTIDKYLRHEIYERRIGVRTAETYYRMPGDVWRRLDVPNDSETTIANNIIATRLRTDWTTGGKTFKAGSLLTMPLRRFQSGGRSFEVVFEPKERVSLQAYAITNTSIVMDVLDNVKGRLLVAERKGLEWKVREVPAPQNSSLTIAAVEHDLSDDYWLSAAGFLEPNALYLGNATSDKLEKLKALPAQYDAKGLKVLQYEATSKDGTKVPYFVVMREDAKLDGSNPTILYGYGGFEISMTPSYSGTIGSAWLEKGGVWVLSNLRGGGEFGPAWNLTARREGRYKTHDDFIAVAEDLIARKITSPRRLGIMGGSQGGLLVGAAFTQRPELFNAVVCSVPLLDMKRFNKLLAGASWMGEYGNPDDPKDWAFISQYSPYQKVAKGVKYPHILFTTSTRDDRVHPGHARKMVAKMREQGHEGISYFEYMEGGHAAGTNPTQQAYTWSLVYTFFTRELF from the coding sequence ATGATGCGTCCCCTGATCGCCGCACTCCTCGCCTTGTCCGCTTCCCTCCCTGCCATTTCCGCCGACCCTGTCGACCCGTACCTCTGGCTCGAGGAAGTGACGGGCGAGAAGCCCATCGCCTGGGCCAAGGAGCGCAACGCCGAGACCACCTCCGCCCTCGAGGCGCGGCCCGAGTTCAAGGCGCTGCACGATCGGCTGCTCGCTGTTTACAACGCGCGTGAACGTATCCCCGGCGTGAAGAAGCTGGGCCCGTACTACTACAACCTCTGGCAGGACGCGGCCAACCCGCGCGGTGTCTGGCGCCGCACCACGCTCGAGGAATACCGCAAGCCCGAACCCGCGTGGGAAACCGTGCTGGATCTCGGCAAGCTCTCCGCCGACGAGAACGAGAAGTGGGTGCTGAAGGCGACCGACTGCCTCGCGCCGCAGTACGAGCGCTGCCTGCTGTCGCTCTCGCGCGCCGGAGCGGACGCCGTCGTGATCCGCGAGTTCGACCTCGTCTCCAAGTCGTTCGTGAAGGGCGGCTTCGAGATGTCCGAGTCGAAGGGCGGCGTCGCCTGGCGCGGCCCGAACGACATCTACGTTTCGCGCGATTTCGGCCCCGGCTCGCTCACGCAGTCCGGCTACCCGCGCATCCTGAAGGAGTGGCACCGCGGCACTCCGCTCGCCTCGGCGAAGGTGATCTTCGAGGGCAAGGAGACGGACGTCGGCGTCTTCCCCAAGGTCACGATCGACAAGTACCTGCGCCACGAGATCTACGAGCGCCGCATCGGCGTGCGCACGGCCGAGACGTACTACCGGATGCCCGGGGATGTGTGGCGCCGCCTCGACGTGCCGAACGATTCCGAAACCACGATCGCCAACAACATCATCGCCACGCGCCTGCGCACGGACTGGACGACGGGTGGCAAGACCTTCAAGGCGGGCTCGCTCCTCACGATGCCGCTGCGCCGTTTCCAGTCGGGCGGCCGCTCGTTCGAGGTGGTGTTCGAGCCCAAGGAGCGCGTGTCGCTGCAGGCCTACGCGATCACCAACACCTCGATCGTGATGGACGTGCTGGACAACGTGAAGGGCCGTTTGCTCGTCGCCGAGCGCAAGGGGCTCGAGTGGAAGGTGCGCGAGGTGCCTGCGCCGCAGAACTCCTCGCTCACGATCGCGGCGGTCGAGCACGACCTCTCCGACGACTACTGGCTGAGCGCCGCGGGCTTCCTCGAGCCCAACGCGCTGTATCTCGGCAACGCCACCTCGGACAAGCTGGAGAAGCTGAAGGCGCTGCCGGCGCAGTACGACGCCAAGGGCCTGAAGGTCCTCCAGTACGAGGCGACCTCGAAGGACGGCACCAAGGTCCCGTACTTCGTGGTGATGCGCGAGGACGCGAAGCTGGACGGCTCCAACCCGACCATCCTCTATGGCTACGGCGGCTTCGAGATCTCGATGACGCCCAGCTACAGCGGCACCATCGGCTCCGCCTGGCTCGAGAAGGGCGGCGTGTGGGTGCTCTCCAACCTGCGCGGCGGCGGCGAGTTCGGCCCCGCGTGGAACCTCACGGCGCGCCGCGAAGGGCGCTACAAGACGCACGACGATTTCATCGCCGTCGCGGAGGACTTGATCGCGCGCAAGATCACCTCGCCGCGCCGCCTGGGGATCATGGGCGGCAGCCAGGGTGGGCTTCTCGTGGGTGCCGCCTTCACGCAGCGCCCGGAGCTCTTCAACGCGGTCGTGTGCAGCGTGCCGCTCCTCGACATGAAGCGCTTCAACAAGCTGCTGGCCGGCGCCTCCTGGATGGGCGAGTACGGCAACCCGGATGACCCGAAGGACTGGGCGTTCATCTCGCAGTACTCGCCGTACCAGAAGGTCGCGAAGGGCGTGAAGTACCCGCACATCCTCTTCACCACCTCCACGCGCGACGACCGGGTGCATCCGGGCCACGCTCGCAAGATGGTCGCCAAGATGAGGGAGCAGGGGCACGAGGGGATCTCGTACTTCGAGTACATGGAAGGCGGCCACGCGGCGGGCACGAACCCGACCCAGCAGGCCTACACGTGGTCGCTCGTGTACACGTTCTTCACGCGCGAGCTGTTCTAG